One Aegilops tauschii subsp. strangulata cultivar AL8/78 chromosome 7, Aet v6.0, whole genome shotgun sequence genomic window carries:
- the LOC109756472 gene encoding uncharacterized protein isoform X1 — MSEIERDKLSLQELKGFLGDHMTVKESMKYYFLLPGRDLVNGLLFLHDDGGCMKVSDYITEGGVGEIYVEYNGEEEEQGEIDSGSDFEDELDELMNIGSEEEPDAVITAEDCSAEVNDNVNATEQTGTAGEIIEHIFVPDVGGAITQVINSPLKQNVRVDYPTQSSQVLNVSQPCQAAQDISSSVAKVAENGSDSEDSEDYEYVPHTDDSGEESEVVEMRKHARKFRKKMGDFKMWADADATGAVPIDLVANVEEVVEDMEFESSDEDYSYDEDEDGNMVRRKSQFVRFNPDSDIPHFSLGMVFKSKKQLTRAMKRYGLATKRSISFLKSEEARVRAKCDWPGCPWMLYAAKTSRCSRFQIITFEDEHQCAQNRDNKLVTTKVIAKRYEHFILANPLWKIDSMKAIVMKDMFVDVSISKCKAAKKLVLDQLMSGMKSEYNKVFDYQLELLRSNPGSTVAVCLDPKEKEENIFQQFYVCFNAMKQGFKAGCRKVIGLDGCFFKGACQGELLAAIGRDANNQMYPVAWAVVEKETNESWAWFIGLLIKDLDINDQGAGWVFISDKQKGLINSMRDYLPKVEHRMCARHIYANWRKKHKDHQLQKRFWAIAKSANREDFNYNKAKLAQLTPEGAKDIMKTDPKHWARAFFPKGANCESGDNNPCESFNNAIIEARFHPIISQQEKIRKKLMVRVQEQKTKSEKWNGIICPNIFKKIKANIKRTQFLEVLWNGKDGFEVKHLNSRGRRYTVNLEKWTCSCGSFQLAGLPCCHAICAIYKSGRKVEDFIDKCYYIDTFKKKYEHCLQPVEGEESWPMSQNPRPVAPGYIAMPGARKKNNDRKREEGEAPKGKKLSKHGIQITCGSCGGQGHNKTSCKKKGDNAKKRKSYLGKRGRKVRETEQAQTDASTSKAAAARASGPTRSQVAARSQSAARSQAAPSQVAASSQATTSRFIPPRSSSTTNNDVPRGSTTAVRGRGNGRGSVGGTGRGRGSETGFMAFFTASGNY, encoded by the exons ATGTCAGAGATTGAGCGGGACAAGCTCTCTTTGCAGGAGCTGAAAGGGTTTTTAGGAGATCATATGACAGTGAAGGAGAGCATGAAGTACTATTTCCTGTTGCCTGGCAGAGATTTGGTAAATGGATTGCTTTTTTTACATGATGATGGTGGCTGCATGAAGGTGTCTGACTACATTACAGAGGGGGGAGTTGGTGAAATATATGTGGAGTACAAtggtgaagaagaagaacaaggagaAATAGACAGTGGGTCAGATTTTGAGGATGAGCTTGATGAACTGATGAACATTGGCAGTGAAGAAGAACCTGATGCAGTTATCACAGCCGAAGATTGTAGTGCTGAAGTCAATGATAATGTAAATGCCACTGAACAGACTGGTACTGCAGGAGAAATTATTGAGCATATATTTGTTCCTGATGTAGGTGGTGCGATTACTCAGGTGATAAACAGTCCATTGAAGCAAAATGTGAGAGTTGATTATCCTACTCAGAGTTCTCAAGTTCTTAATGTAAGTCAACCATGTCAAGCAGCCCAAGACATAtctagttcagttgctaaagtgGCAGAAAATGGTTCAGATTCAGAGGACTCAGAGGACTATGAGTATGTGCCACATACTGATGATAGTGGGGAAGAATCAGAGGTTGTTGAGATGAGAAAACATGCAAGAAAATTTAGGAAAAAGATGGGAGATTTCAAGATGTGGGCTGATGCAGATGCAACAGGGGCTGTGCCCATTGATTTGGTAGCAAATGTGGAGGAAGTTGTGGAGGACATGGAGTTTGAGTCATCAGATGAAGACTACTCCTATGATGAGGATGAGGATGGCAACATGGTTAGGAGGAAGAGCCAGTTTGTGAGGTTTAACCCAGACTCTGACATTCCTCATTTTAGTCTTGGAATGGTTTTTAAAAGCAAGAAACAATTGACTAGAGCTATGAAGAGATATGGGCTTGCTACCAAAAGAAGCATTTCATTTTTAAAGTCAGAGGAGGCCAGAGTTAGAGCAAAATGTGATTGGCCTGGGTGTCCCTGGATGTTGTATGCAGCTAAGACCAGCAGGTGTTCTAGGTTTCAAATCATCACATTTGAAGATGAACACCAATGTGCACAAAACAGAGACAACAAACTGGTTACTACTAAGGTCATTGCCAAAAGGTATGAGCACTTCATCCTGGCAAATCCTTTGTGGAAGATTGATAGTATGAAAGCCATAGTGATGAAAGACATGTTTGTTGATGTGTCCATTTCAAAGTGCAAGGCAGCAAAAAAACTTGTACTTGACCAGCTGATGAGTGGTATGAAAAGTGAGTACAACAAGGTGTTTGATTATCAGTTGGAACTTCTTAGGAGCAACCCTGGGAGTACTGTGGCTGTTTGCTTGGATCCAAAAGAGAAGGAAGAAAATATTTTTCAACAATTCTATGTATGTTTCAATGCTATGAAGCAAGGGTTTAAAGCTGGGTGTAGGAAAGTGATTGGGCTAGATGGTTGTTTCTTCAAGGGAGCCTGCCAAGGTGAGCTACTGGCTGCAATAGGTAGGGATGCAAACAACCAAATGTATCCAGTAGCTTGGGCTGTTGTGGAGAAGGAGACAAATGAGAGTTGGGCCTGGTTCATTGGTCTTTTAATCAAAGACTTGGACATTAACGATCAAGGAGCTGGATGGGTCTTTATTTCTGATAAGCAAAAG GGCTTAATTAATAGCATGAGAGACTATCTGCCTAAGGTAGAGCATAGGATGTGTGCTAGGCACATCTATGCTAACTGGAGAAAGAAGCATAAAGATCATCAATTGCAGAAAAGGTTTTGGGCAATTGCTAAGTCTGCAAACAGAGAAGACTTCAACTACAACAAGGCCAAGCTTGCTCAACTAACTCCAGAAGGTGCAAAAGATATCATGAAGACAGACCCAAAGCATTGGGCTAGGGCTTTCTTTCCAAAAGGAGCAAATTGTGAGTCAGGTGACAACAACCCTTGTGAATCATTTAATAATGCCATCATAGAAGCTAGGTTCCACCCCATTATTTCACAGCAAGAAAAGATTAGGAAAAAATTGATGGTTAGAGTTCAAGAGCAGAAAACAAAGAGTGAGAAGTGGAATGGCATAATTTGCCCAAACATCTTCAAGAAGATTAAGGCCAATATCAAGAGAACTCAGTTCTTGGAGGTGCTCTGGAATGGAAAGGATGGTTTTGAGGTGAAGCATTTGAATAGCAGAGGTAGGAGGTACACTGTTAACCTTGAGAAATGGACTTGCTCATGTGGTTCCTTTCAGCTTGCAGGCCTTCCTTGTTGTCATGCAATTTGTGCTATCTATAAGAGTGGAAGAAAAGTAGAGGATTTCATTGACAAGTGCTACTACATTGATactttcaaaaaaaaatatgaGCATTGCCTGCAACCAGTTGAAGGAGAAGAAAGCTGGCCTATGTCTCAAAACCCTAGGCCAGTAGCACCTGGCTACATTGCCATGCCAGGAGCCAGGAAAAAGAACAATGATAGgaagagagaagagggggaagcaCCCAAGGGGAAGAAACTGAGCAAGCATGGCATACAGATCACATGTGGAAGTTGTGGTGGTCAGGGGCACAACAAAACTTCCTGTAAAAAGAAAGGAGATAACGCCAAGAAAAGAAAGTCATATCTTGGGAAGAGAGGGAGAAAAGTGAGGGAAACAGAG CAAGCACAGACAGATGCATCTACAAGCAAGGCTGCAGCAGCTAGAGCTTCAGGCCCAACAAGATCTCAAGTTGCAGCAAGGTCTCAATCTGCAGCAAGATCTCAAGCTGCACCCTCTCAAGTTGCAGCAAGCTCTCAAGCTACAACATCCAGGTTTATACCTCCTAGAAGTTCATCAACAACTAACAATGATGTCCCTAGAGGTAGCACAACTGCAGTTAGAGGGAGAGGCAATGGCAGAGGAAGTGTGGGAGGAACTGGGAGAGGGAGAGGCTCAGAAACTGGGTTTATGGCCTTCTTTACAGCTAGTGGGAATTACTAA
- the LOC109756472 gene encoding uncharacterized protein isoform X2 has product MSEIERDKLSLQELKGFLGDHMTVKESMKYYFLLPGRDLVNGLLFLHDDGGCMKVSDYITEGGVGEIYVEYNGEEEEQGEIDSGSDFEDELDELMNIGSEEEPDAVITAEDCSAEVNDNVNATEQTGTAGEIIEHIFVPDVGGAITQVINSPLKQNVRVDYPTQSSQVLNVSQPCQAAQDISSSVAKVAENGSDSEDSEDYEYVPHTDDSGEESEVVEMRKHARKFRKKMGDFKMWADADATGAVPIDLVANVEEVVEDMEFESSDEDYSYDEDEDGNMVRRKSQFVRFNPDSDIPHFSLGMVFKSKKQLTRAMKRYGLATKRSISFLKSEEARVRAKCDWPGCPWMLYAAKTSRCSRFQIITFEDEHQCAQNRDNKLVTTKVIAKRYEHFILANPLWKIDSMKAIVMKDMFVDVSISKCKAAKKLVLDQLMSGMKSEYNKVFDYQLELLRSNPGSTVAVCLDPKEKEENIFQQFYVCFNAMKQGFKAGCRKVIGLDGCFFKGACQGELLAAIGRDANNQMYPVAWAVVEKETNESWAWFIGLLIKDLDINDQGAGWVFISDKQKGLINSMRDYLPKVEHRMCARHIYANWRKKHKDHQLQKRFWAIAKSANREDFNYNKAKLAQLTPEGAKDIMKTDPKHWARAFFPKGANCESGDNNPCESFNNAIIEARFHPIISQQEKIRKKLMVRVQEQKTKSEKWNGIICPNIFKKIKANIKRTQFLEVLWNGKDGFELAGLPCCHAICAIYKSGRKVEDFIDKCYYIDTFKKKYEHCLQPVEGEESWPMSQNPRPVAPGYIAMPGARKKNNDRKREEGEAPKGKKLSKHGIQITCGSCGGQGHNKTSCKKKGDNAKKRKSYLGKRGRKVRETEQAQTDASTSKAAAARASGPTRSQVAARSQSAARSQAAPSQVAASSQATTSRFIPPRSSSTTNNDVPRGSTTAVRGRGNGRGSVGGTGRGRGSETGFMAFFTASGNY; this is encoded by the exons ATGTCAGAGATTGAGCGGGACAAGCTCTCTTTGCAGGAGCTGAAAGGGTTTTTAGGAGATCATATGACAGTGAAGGAGAGCATGAAGTACTATTTCCTGTTGCCTGGCAGAGATTTGGTAAATGGATTGCTTTTTTTACATGATGATGGTGGCTGCATGAAGGTGTCTGACTACATTACAGAGGGGGGAGTTGGTGAAATATATGTGGAGTACAAtggtgaagaagaagaacaaggagaAATAGACAGTGGGTCAGATTTTGAGGATGAGCTTGATGAACTGATGAACATTGGCAGTGAAGAAGAACCTGATGCAGTTATCACAGCCGAAGATTGTAGTGCTGAAGTCAATGATAATGTAAATGCCACTGAACAGACTGGTACTGCAGGAGAAATTATTGAGCATATATTTGTTCCTGATGTAGGTGGTGCGATTACTCAGGTGATAAACAGTCCATTGAAGCAAAATGTGAGAGTTGATTATCCTACTCAGAGTTCTCAAGTTCTTAATGTAAGTCAACCATGTCAAGCAGCCCAAGACATAtctagttcagttgctaaagtgGCAGAAAATGGTTCAGATTCAGAGGACTCAGAGGACTATGAGTATGTGCCACATACTGATGATAGTGGGGAAGAATCAGAGGTTGTTGAGATGAGAAAACATGCAAGAAAATTTAGGAAAAAGATGGGAGATTTCAAGATGTGGGCTGATGCAGATGCAACAGGGGCTGTGCCCATTGATTTGGTAGCAAATGTGGAGGAAGTTGTGGAGGACATGGAGTTTGAGTCATCAGATGAAGACTACTCCTATGATGAGGATGAGGATGGCAACATGGTTAGGAGGAAGAGCCAGTTTGTGAGGTTTAACCCAGACTCTGACATTCCTCATTTTAGTCTTGGAATGGTTTTTAAAAGCAAGAAACAATTGACTAGAGCTATGAAGAGATATGGGCTTGCTACCAAAAGAAGCATTTCATTTTTAAAGTCAGAGGAGGCCAGAGTTAGAGCAAAATGTGATTGGCCTGGGTGTCCCTGGATGTTGTATGCAGCTAAGACCAGCAGGTGTTCTAGGTTTCAAATCATCACATTTGAAGATGAACACCAATGTGCACAAAACAGAGACAACAAACTGGTTACTACTAAGGTCATTGCCAAAAGGTATGAGCACTTCATCCTGGCAAATCCTTTGTGGAAGATTGATAGTATGAAAGCCATAGTGATGAAAGACATGTTTGTTGATGTGTCCATTTCAAAGTGCAAGGCAGCAAAAAAACTTGTACTTGACCAGCTGATGAGTGGTATGAAAAGTGAGTACAACAAGGTGTTTGATTATCAGTTGGAACTTCTTAGGAGCAACCCTGGGAGTACTGTGGCTGTTTGCTTGGATCCAAAAGAGAAGGAAGAAAATATTTTTCAACAATTCTATGTATGTTTCAATGCTATGAAGCAAGGGTTTAAAGCTGGGTGTAGGAAAGTGATTGGGCTAGATGGTTGTTTCTTCAAGGGAGCCTGCCAAGGTGAGCTACTGGCTGCAATAGGTAGGGATGCAAACAACCAAATGTATCCAGTAGCTTGGGCTGTTGTGGAGAAGGAGACAAATGAGAGTTGGGCCTGGTTCATTGGTCTTTTAATCAAAGACTTGGACATTAACGATCAAGGAGCTGGATGGGTCTTTATTTCTGATAAGCAAAAG GGCTTAATTAATAGCATGAGAGACTATCTGCCTAAGGTAGAGCATAGGATGTGTGCTAGGCACATCTATGCTAACTGGAGAAAGAAGCATAAAGATCATCAATTGCAGAAAAGGTTTTGGGCAATTGCTAAGTCTGCAAACAGAGAAGACTTCAACTACAACAAGGCCAAGCTTGCTCAACTAACTCCAGAAGGTGCAAAAGATATCATGAAGACAGACCCAAAGCATTGGGCTAGGGCTTTCTTTCCAAAAGGAGCAAATTGTGAGTCAGGTGACAACAACCCTTGTGAATCATTTAATAATGCCATCATAGAAGCTAGGTTCCACCCCATTATTTCACAGCAAGAAAAGATTAGGAAAAAATTGATGGTTAGAGTTCAAGAGCAGAAAACAAAGAGTGAGAAGTGGAATGGCATAATTTGCCCAAACATCTTCAAGAAGATTAAGGCCAATATCAAGAGAACTCAGTTCTTGGAGGTGCTCTGGAATGGAAAGGATGGTTTTGAG CTTGCAGGCCTTCCTTGTTGTCATGCAATTTGTGCTATCTATAAGAGTGGAAGAAAAGTAGAGGATTTCATTGACAAGTGCTACTACATTGATactttcaaaaaaaaatatgaGCATTGCCTGCAACCAGTTGAAGGAGAAGAAAGCTGGCCTATGTCTCAAAACCCTAGGCCAGTAGCACCTGGCTACATTGCCATGCCAGGAGCCAGGAAAAAGAACAATGATAGgaagagagaagagggggaagcaCCCAAGGGGAAGAAACTGAGCAAGCATGGCATACAGATCACATGTGGAAGTTGTGGTGGTCAGGGGCACAACAAAACTTCCTGTAAAAAGAAAGGAGATAACGCCAAGAAAAGAAAGTCATATCTTGGGAAGAGAGGGAGAAAAGTGAGGGAAACAGAG CAAGCACAGACAGATGCATCTACAAGCAAGGCTGCAGCAGCTAGAGCTTCAGGCCCAACAAGATCTCAAGTTGCAGCAAGGTCTCAATCTGCAGCAAGATCTCAAGCTGCACCCTCTCAAGTTGCAGCAAGCTCTCAAGCTACAACATCCAGGTTTATACCTCCTAGAAGTTCATCAACAACTAACAATGATGTCCCTAGAGGTAGCACAACTGCAGTTAGAGGGAGAGGCAATGGCAGAGGAAGTGTGGGAGGAACTGGGAGAGGGAGAGGCTCAGAAACTGGGTTTATGGCCTTCTTTACAGCTAGTGGGAATTACTAA
- the LOC109756472 gene encoding uncharacterized protein isoform X3, with protein MSEIERDKLSLQELKGFLGDHMTVKESMKYYFLLPGRDLVNGLLFLHDDGGCMKVSDYITEGGVGEIYVEYNGEEEEQGEIDSGSDFEDELDELMNIGSEEEPDAVITAEDCSAEVNDNVNATEQTGTAGEIIEHIFVPDVGGAITQVINSPLKQNVRVDYPTQSSQVLNVSQPCQAAQDISSSVAKVAENGSDSEDSEDYEYVPHTDDSGEESEVVEMRKHARKFRKKMGDFKMWADADATGAVPIDLVANVEEVVEDMEFESSDEDYSYDEDEDGNMVRRKSQFVRFNPDSDIPHFSLGMVFKSKKQLTRAMKRYGLATKRSISFLKSEEARVRAKCDWPGCPWMLYAAKTSRCSRFQIITFEDEHQCAQNRDNKLVTTKVIAKRYEHFILANPLWKIDSMKAIVMKDMFVDVSISKCKAAKKLVLDQLMSGMKSEYNKVFDYQLELLRSNPGSTVAVCLDPKEKEENIFQQFYVCFNAMKQGFKAGCRKVIGLDGCFFKGACQGELLAAIGRDANNQMYPVAWAVVEKETNESWAWFIGLLIKDLDINDQGAGWVFISDKQKGLINSMRDYLPKVEHRMCARHIYANWRKKHKDHQLQKRFWAIAKSANREDFNYNKAKLAQLTPEGAKDIMKTDPKHWARAFFPKGANCESGDNNPCESFNNAIIEARFHPIISQQEKIRKKLMVRVQEQKTKSEKWNGIICPNIFKKIKANIKRTQFLEVLWNGKDGFEAFLVVMQFVLSIRVEEK; from the exons ATGTCAGAGATTGAGCGGGACAAGCTCTCTTTGCAGGAGCTGAAAGGGTTTTTAGGAGATCATATGACAGTGAAGGAGAGCATGAAGTACTATTTCCTGTTGCCTGGCAGAGATTTGGTAAATGGATTGCTTTTTTTACATGATGATGGTGGCTGCATGAAGGTGTCTGACTACATTACAGAGGGGGGAGTTGGTGAAATATATGTGGAGTACAAtggtgaagaagaagaacaaggagaAATAGACAGTGGGTCAGATTTTGAGGATGAGCTTGATGAACTGATGAACATTGGCAGTGAAGAAGAACCTGATGCAGTTATCACAGCCGAAGATTGTAGTGCTGAAGTCAATGATAATGTAAATGCCACTGAACAGACTGGTACTGCAGGAGAAATTATTGAGCATATATTTGTTCCTGATGTAGGTGGTGCGATTACTCAGGTGATAAACAGTCCATTGAAGCAAAATGTGAGAGTTGATTATCCTACTCAGAGTTCTCAAGTTCTTAATGTAAGTCAACCATGTCAAGCAGCCCAAGACATAtctagttcagttgctaaagtgGCAGAAAATGGTTCAGATTCAGAGGACTCAGAGGACTATGAGTATGTGCCACATACTGATGATAGTGGGGAAGAATCAGAGGTTGTTGAGATGAGAAAACATGCAAGAAAATTTAGGAAAAAGATGGGAGATTTCAAGATGTGGGCTGATGCAGATGCAACAGGGGCTGTGCCCATTGATTTGGTAGCAAATGTGGAGGAAGTTGTGGAGGACATGGAGTTTGAGTCATCAGATGAAGACTACTCCTATGATGAGGATGAGGATGGCAACATGGTTAGGAGGAAGAGCCAGTTTGTGAGGTTTAACCCAGACTCTGACATTCCTCATTTTAGTCTTGGAATGGTTTTTAAAAGCAAGAAACAATTGACTAGAGCTATGAAGAGATATGGGCTTGCTACCAAAAGAAGCATTTCATTTTTAAAGTCAGAGGAGGCCAGAGTTAGAGCAAAATGTGATTGGCCTGGGTGTCCCTGGATGTTGTATGCAGCTAAGACCAGCAGGTGTTCTAGGTTTCAAATCATCACATTTGAAGATGAACACCAATGTGCACAAAACAGAGACAACAAACTGGTTACTACTAAGGTCATTGCCAAAAGGTATGAGCACTTCATCCTGGCAAATCCTTTGTGGAAGATTGATAGTATGAAAGCCATAGTGATGAAAGACATGTTTGTTGATGTGTCCATTTCAAAGTGCAAGGCAGCAAAAAAACTTGTACTTGACCAGCTGATGAGTGGTATGAAAAGTGAGTACAACAAGGTGTTTGATTATCAGTTGGAACTTCTTAGGAGCAACCCTGGGAGTACTGTGGCTGTTTGCTTGGATCCAAAAGAGAAGGAAGAAAATATTTTTCAACAATTCTATGTATGTTTCAATGCTATGAAGCAAGGGTTTAAAGCTGGGTGTAGGAAAGTGATTGGGCTAGATGGTTGTTTCTTCAAGGGAGCCTGCCAAGGTGAGCTACTGGCTGCAATAGGTAGGGATGCAAACAACCAAATGTATCCAGTAGCTTGGGCTGTTGTGGAGAAGGAGACAAATGAGAGTTGGGCCTGGTTCATTGGTCTTTTAATCAAAGACTTGGACATTAACGATCAAGGAGCTGGATGGGTCTTTATTTCTGATAAGCAAAAG GGCTTAATTAATAGCATGAGAGACTATCTGCCTAAGGTAGAGCATAGGATGTGTGCTAGGCACATCTATGCTAACTGGAGAAAGAAGCATAAAGATCATCAATTGCAGAAAAGGTTTTGGGCAATTGCTAAGTCTGCAAACAGAGAAGACTTCAACTACAACAAGGCCAAGCTTGCTCAACTAACTCCAGAAGGTGCAAAAGATATCATGAAGACAGACCCAAAGCATTGGGCTAGGGCTTTCTTTCCAAAAGGAGCAAATTGTGAGTCAGGTGACAACAACCCTTGTGAATCATTTAATAATGCCATCATAGAAGCTAGGTTCCACCCCATTATTTCACAGCAAGAAAAGATTAGGAAAAAATTGATGGTTAGAGTTCAAGAGCAGAAAACAAAGAGTGAGAAGTGGAATGGCATAATTTGCCCAAACATCTTCAAGAAGATTAAGGCCAATATCAAGAGAACTCAGTTCTTGGAGGTGCTCTGGAATGGAAAGGATGGTTTTGAG GCCTTCCTTGTTGTCATGCAATTTGTGCTATCTATAAGAGTGGAAGAAAAGTAG
- the LOC141027042 gene encoding uncharacterized protein, which produces MDCNPKIIFWNVHGLNSGAKRTAVRSVISAAAPTIVCLQETKPAHVTDSIVLNTLGTLFEDFFFLPATGTRGGVLLAWLRSHVSLSNPYIGEHHITALVSPVGGAGHWWLTGVYGPQDDEAKLDFLADLHDVRESRIGPWLLGGDFNMITSAADKNTPNLNHHVMSRFRRFIADEELRDMYLHGRRYTWSSESDTPTLVWNGRILCTSGWEIAHPHCLLH; this is translated from the coding sequence ATGGATTGCAACCCAAAGATCATCTTTTGGAATGTTCACGGCCTCAATTCCGGTGCCAAACGTACGGCCGTCCGCAGCGTGATCTCCGCTGCCGCCCCCACCATCGTGTGCTTGCAGGAGACAAAACCTGCTCATGTCACGGACTCGATCGTCCTTAATACCCTCGGCACCTTATTTGAggacttcttcttcctccccgccaCCGGCACACGTGGTGGCGTGCTTCTTGCATGGCTCAGATCCCATGTCTCCCTCTCCAACCCCTACATAGGCGAGCACCATATCACTGCTCTGGTCTCCCCCGTTGGCGGCGCCGGCCATTGGTGGCTCACAGGTGTTTACGGCCCCCAAGATGATGAGGCCAAGCTCGACTTCCTTGCCGACCTCCACGACGTGCGCGAGTCACGCATTGGGCCTTGGCTCCTTGGTGGTGACTTCAACATGATCACCTCGGCTGCCGACAAAAATACCCCGAACCTGAACCATCACGTCATGAGCCGATTCCGGCGCTTCATTGCAGATGAGGAGCTCCGAGATATGTACTTGCACGGGCGCCGCTACACTTGGTCTAGTGAGAGTGACACGCCTACCCTCGTGTGGAATGGTCGGATCCTTTGCACGTCCGGATGGGAGATTGCTCACCCGCATTGCCTTCTACATTGA